A genome region from Bacteroidota bacterium includes the following:
- a CDS encoding outer membrane lipoprotein-sorting protein, protein MKRYFFLIIFFICFHFISLHAQSLDEILKSHSKAMGYEKLKGINTITITGENYLGTQKVPFKTIIKKPSKYYHERIFMRNKLIQVLDEDKAWSLHPMSGITDIYGSQLAILKKSREYGGILFKSDEKELSIVLEGSEIIDDKKAFKLKVIDKDSLITDVFMDAKSYYINKQSTKREFQGDTITATVLFSNYRVIDGIAVAFNTETISDKEVSGDGSRQMGGGMMQIKSIEFNKPIDESIFIKPKKNW, encoded by the coding sequence ATGAAAAGGTACTTTTTTTTAATCATCTTCTTCATTTGTTTTCATTTTATTAGCCTTCATGCTCAAAGTTTGGATGAGATCCTAAAGTCGCATTCAAAAGCAATGGGTTATGAAAAATTAAAGGGAATTAATACCATTACAATTACCGGTGAAAATTATTTGGGAACTCAAAAAGTTCCTTTCAAAACAATCATTAAAAAGCCTTCAAAATATTATCATGAACGCATTTTTATGAGAAATAAATTGATACAGGTTTTGGATGAAGATAAAGCCTGGTCCTTGCATCCAATGAGTGGGATTACAGATATTTACGGCTCTCAATTAGCGATACTTAAAAAAAGCAGGGAATATGGAGGGATATTGTTTAAGAGTGACGAGAAGGAACTGTCGATTGTTTTAGAAGGAAGTGAAATTATTGATGATAAGAAGGCTTTTAAACTGAAAGTCATTGATAAGGATTCTTTGATCACGGATGTTTTTATGGATGCTAAATCGTATTACATAAATAAACAATCAACCAAACGTGAGTTTCAGGGTGATACAATTACAGCTACGGTTTTATTCAGCAATTATCGGGTTATCGACGGTATTGCGGTTGCCTTTAATACGGAAACTATTTCTGATAAGGAAGTAAGCGGTGATGGCAGTCGCCAAATGGGTGGCGGGATGATGCAAATTAAATCCATTGAGTTTAATAAACCGATAGATGAGTCCATTTTTATTAAACCTAAAAAAAATTGGTAG